The following nucleotide sequence is from Malania oleifera isolate guangnan ecotype guangnan chromosome 4, ASM2987363v1, whole genome shotgun sequence.
TTTCTCAATTTTTGTTGTGTTTGGAGCATAGTTTTAGGTGTTGAAGCCGGATTTGGGTAAATTTAGACAAAAATtggtttgcttcttcttcttcttctttttgtgattGATTTTAAGAAACCCTCCTTACTCACCTAGAAAttctctcttatctctctctctctctctctctctctctctctctctctccaattttCAGCTCTTACGTGCATCCAATCGAGCAGCGCGGCTCTGCTTAAACCGAGCTAAAAGTTTCGACGACCGTACCGGTACCCAAAGGCATATATATGGTTGACACAGACGTACAGATCCCTGGAGCATTTGACCCATTCACAGAGGCAAACGAGTCAGGTGCGCCTGGGGCGAAGGAGTATGTGCATATCCGGATACAGCAGAGGAATGGGAAGAAGAGCCTGACGACGGTGCAGGGGCTGAAGAAGGAGTTCAGCTACGAGAGGATCCTGAAGGACCTCAAGAAGGAGTTCTGCTGTAATGGGAATGTTGTTCACGACAAAGAACTCGGCAAGGTAATTCAACTCCAAGGCGATCAGCGCAAAAACGCCTCCAATTTCCTTGTTCAGGTAAATCAAATCCCATCTCCCGATGTATGTGCTGTTGTGTTTGCTTTGCGCTGATTCAGGTCTTGGTTATTGTTTTGGAATTGCAGGCTGGGATAGTGAAGAAGGAGCAGATTAAGATACATGGGTTTTGAGGAATGCGATGTTACTTAATGCGGCGGGTGTATAATATTATGTGGGGGGGTTTGTCGGGGAATACTCTGTTTCCATGTGGTTAGGGAGTTTTCTGCTTGTTTGAAATCTGGGTGGGCGTGGTGTTGTTGTGCTGCTGCCTTTTTTCAGAAGTTAAGTTTGTGTGGTGATATGCGTCCATGGAATCTTGTTTACTATCAATGAGATTGCTCTTTCACTCCCTCTCCTCTTCCTGTTGTGTTTTGATCGTACATTATAAGCATTGTTAAATCTTAATCAGCAAATTGTCTGAAGTTGTGGAAAGAACAATTTAATGATGAGAACATGCCAAATTTTAGCTCAATCAATGCCTGTTCGCACGGCAGCCATTGTTCAAATTGATACTGCAGTGTCATTCGCAATCAGAAAGAGAAAAGTGGGTTAAAAGGAATGGAGGTGACCGGGCACATAaggaaatttaattttgaatagaGTTTTGGCCTTGGatggaaaatttaaaattccaataatctcatatttctttaaagAGTTgcttgaaaatcataaaattgcatacatcttttgatattttatttttgagggAAGCGGGAGAGGATCAAAATTATTAATCCGACCAACCTCCATCCTCTTTGAGGCTCCGCCCGCCTGGCTTTCAAGTTTATGACTCGGGTATAAAAGTGGAGATTTGTGCGTTCTgctaaaattttaagaaaaattcacacaaatatgttaaatttttttaaaaaaaatttgaagttttTGGGCTGGGATTCTCTGAATTCAACACTTTTTGAGTGGTTCTTCTATTTTCAGGTGCagtgaaaaaaatatttgttcaAGTAATCCACATCGCCTTTCATGATAtcatttagaatatatatattccaatttGGGCAAGTTTTTTAAATCCGTATGGGCAACACCAAATCAAGAGATAAATATTGCCATCTGATCACAAGTAGAGAATCAAACCTTGCCATTTTTGTCCTCGTCACTATAGAAATCAAACAGCAGACGTTTTAGACTTCATTCAATGATCTTTATCATGacttaaaataaaatactattttattgcATCAGAAAATAAGTTTTaactataaatattttttcattagtatttagCTACCTGTGGTTGTAATAAGTAAtgctttaaaataaaattttaaacatttacTTCTTTAACGTATTGTGATAATTAATTTCATGTCTGcattgaaataaataaattaaaattacaagAGAATAGAATTAAATACAAACTATTTTAATTCATATGATTTacacaacaaaaataaaataaaattaggtgaaataaaaatgaatttatcatttgaactttacgtatttttatttgatttttcatCTTATTCCTGGACACTCTTATTTCATTTTATGAGCGAAATGTGGGGCACAAGTATAATCAATTAAAAGTAAAATTCATCTCCAAGAGGGAAAACACATGCAGCCCGGATATTTACGTTCTCTAATACTTTCAATCAACAAATTACAAGTTACCAGCCTGTGGTTGAGCGACGACTCACCTCACCCCAGGTGATCCAGCATGGGTGATGGACTTGACAATATATTAacatgaaccctaaaccatatttacagagaagaaaaataaggaggcAGCTTAAGTAGATTTATATATGACCACCCTGCAGCTCTTACCAGCACTGCAGGGCTTCTACGCTGACAAACACAAGGATTGGAAAGAAGGGAGGTAGGGGAACctgaggagaagaagaagaccacCTATAAAACAGGGAACCATTTTCGTACCTCTTTCACGACCCAAACTTTGAGCCATCTTTGCATTTGACTACTTGAATCTGCTACAGGATCAGAGCTGCACTCAACCAATCTCACCATTACTAAGACAAAATTGCCTCGGTTCTACGTGCACACTTCCTAGGTTTTCTCAATGGGGTCGTAGAAAGAGAAGCCGGTGCAAGGTGTTTCGGGGTGTACACAGGATGCTGCTGCCTCGAGACATTTTGTGCACTCCGGGTTATCTTCCTGCAAGATCTCTTGGGGCGAGATGATGCTGCATTCTTGCCTGCCAGAGACTTCCCGTTTCTACTCTCTACATGCTTGGACTCGTCCACTGCAGGTCAATCAGGGGCAAATCGTCTTTAAATTTAACCACGAATAACTACCTAAATCTTTTGCTTGGTCAATCAAACCCAACTTACTCATACCGCAATCTAGGGGCAGAGAATCATTGTTTTCATGATTTCCACGAATAATGGGTTCAGCTTGTTGATCATCAACATCTGCGTCTGCCACAACTTTTTCCACTGCAACATTCGAGGCCTCCTAATAACAATCAACAAAACAAAAAggtaataaaataattataagtgTGTAGTTTGGGCAAATTTAGCTCTCGTATTACGTCTCCACAGACGCATGGAgatagggagagggagagggagagggagagttGTAGCAGACCCACTAAAATAAGATTGCCACTTTTTACTATATGGAGAGGGACTATAATCCATGTGAACAAAACAAAATATAGCACAAAAAAAGCTAATGGAAAAGTTGTTTTGTTCCTTTCATGACTGTTCGGTATGTTTGAGCTCCTTGGAGATTTTATTGATTTCATTTTACTGCTTAGCAGTATTAGAAGGCACAGGCATCCTAGTAGAATCTGGTTATGTGAAATccatggattttttattttttaaaatatataacatCAGCCTATGCTGTGTTTTAAGGCATTTGATCATAAGAGGGATCCATGTGTGTGGACCAATGCATCCAAACGCTTTAACAAAATTTGCTTCTTGATTAACAGCAGTCTAATGAAATCTATTACCAGTAGCTCTGTCATTAGAATTGCTTTGGGACAGATTTGTTCTCCTAGCGTATCTGTGGGCCAACGCATACAAATGCACAGAATTTGCTTCTCAGGTTCTCAGAGAGATTGTATGGCTTTAGCTAGGCTGATCATTTTCATTGTTtctttttaattgttttgctccTTGCTTTTCTCCTTTTCATTTGTTTTCCCTAGGAGGATACCTTATAATCTTCTTTATATCTACCCAAATGTTCAAGCTACAAGTAGCAAATtctagaaccaaaaaaaaaagcacaaacTACAAACAATTTGCTTTGGAGTGTAGTGTGGTTTATCTTGCATGTGTCACTGCAGGTGCTGGCAAGTGGTTTCTTTCTTCATGTTTAGGATTGGTTCTGTTTCAATGacctatttttattatttttattcttatgatCTTGTAGCTGGTTTTGTTTTTGTCAAGGGAGGAGTTCTAGTTCTCCttgttttatttagttatttatttttatgcatattctcTTCTCTTCCAATACAATTCTCAGTGTATATATatacgcgcgcgcgcgcgcgcacacacacacatacatagacacaaatatgtatgtatgtatgtatatttttttaaGGGCCTGTTTTGAGTCCTCATCTTTTTGCTTAGCGATGGATGAACTTATTACGGATACCCAAATTTGGTTCGATGATACGTGTACAAAGCTTGCGGTGGAGTAAAATCTAAGTTGGAGTTACcaagagaagctttagaatctagaggttttaaggAAGTTAGAATAAGAAAGAATACATGAAATGCAATTTTACTCATTTTAGGATgaatattggagaaaatattaaacttgatggtcaagaattCTTAGCACTAGTAGAGAACAACAGCTTCAATTTATCAATTTATTATGCAAGTTGGAGGAGAAACAGAATATGTAATACAGATTTAAAGCATGTTGgcttaaaatggagaagtgcttggGGGATGTTGTGTAATCATAAAATGCTGTAAATTAAAACAAAAGTTCTATTGAACAGCATTAAGACTAGCTATGCCATATGGGTCAAATGTTGGCAAAAGAGAAGCattatattcaaaaagtaaaagtagttgttgaaatgagaatgCCATGGTGGATGAGTGACATACCTCTTAAGAAATAAATTAACAAATGAACACATTTGCGGTAAGTTCGGCATACAGCCGTAGAAGATAAGGGAAAGGTGGATAAGATGGTTGAGGCAACTACAAAATAGGCCAACAATAATGAATGAGCTAATTAATGTTCACAGATGTAAGGGTTAagtggtagacctaaaataacttgagagatAGTGAGCAAGGATTTGATGGCACTCCAACTTTCAGCAGATATTTGCTCCAGATAATGTGAAATGGTAAAAGGGGATCCATGTAGCTAATCCCACTTCGTTTGTCTAAAGGCTTAGTTTTTACAACATAAAAGCATAATACCACAAGGCAGGACTAGCAGCTTCTAGCATGAGGAAATTTCTGCAACTTGAGTCCAACACCATTGAGATCTGAATGGACAGGAATGACAGGAATGATGATGAAATCAGGTCTACAAAAAGACGAAGCGGGAGAAGAAGCCAAGGTTAACAAGGGATCAAGCAATCTGAGTAGCAGATTTCAGCGCAAAGGATGATCCTCACAGGTTGTTACAGAGAACTTTCAATGAAAACGGATAATCTCTGTCCCTTCAGGTGCTCGCAAATCACAGATGATCTTTCTTGGCTCTCTTATTCAGGAAAGAAGAGAGATGTCTTAGCCTACAGGTCCCAGAAGCATAGGAATGCATGGATGaagattttcatgaaattatgaaGAGAGGCAGCAGGTGAAAGAAGAACCTTCTCAGCAAGAACTCAGAAATTGAAGTTGTGGAAAACCCTTCAATAGATTTTAGTGATGGGATCCTTCAGAGATGTTGCTCAAGGGGCTGGAATGGTCAAGTATTGGCACTACAATTGGGAGGCATTCTTTAGATAATAGGAGAGCCACTGTTGAGTTGAAGAACATTGAAGATAGCTTGCAGAGGATGGCATCAGCACAGGTACGAAGCTATACAGGTGATGGGATCATTCCAAGCAGAAATAAAATGCAGAGGTTGGTTGGTAAGGGTGTTCAATATGAATAGAGCCCTATATACTATTTCCACCAACACCTACCTCAGTCTCCCTGACATCAACAAAGCATACGATCACCTTAACTTGGAGTTCCTGTTGAATGTATTATAAAGGTTGGTCTTTGGTTAAAAAGGAGATCCTGGATTTTCATATGCATATCTATTGTTTGATGAGAACTGAATTTGCCTGGAATTGGTGGAAGACTTCGTGTCAGTTTCTTTTAGATGCTTTGGAAGGAATAAATATGTAATCAAATTGTGGAGATACACAATTTTTTGCTGTTTTTTAGGGCTTATGGCTGGAAAGTAATGAAACTGAAAGTCAAAGTAGATGTCTTTGTCATTGCTGTGTGTAATGTTCCTGGGCCCAACTCCGGGTGAGGTATTGTTCACTTTGACCCAATGACCTCACAGGTTTGTCCTACAAAAGGCGCCTCGCATAGTTGGAAcccaaaccctccttataagctcaagatctccctagtacacattcaATGTGGGACTGAGATAGGCTCTCCTGTCCAATCTCTAACGTCCTCATTAGATTGATCTCCCTAGTACAAATCTGATGTGAGACTATGATAGGCTCTCCTGTCCGATCTCTAACATCCTTATCAGAGTGGCTAACACCTCTATGtaggatccactcacatgatagtacccccaaggtggctctgataccaaatgtaacagcCCTAGGCCTAACTCTGGTGAGGTATTGTCTACTTTGCCCACTGGTCTCACGAGTCTGTCCTATAGAAAGCACCTCGCATAGTTGGAGCCCAAACTCTCATTATAAATCCAAGATCTCCCCAatacacatccgatgtgggaccGTGACACTACGGGATAGGATCAGATTTATGCGTTCTCTTTGGGCTCATACGGCTGATTGgttgaaaataataagaatatgATATTCTTTTCAGGAACTACTCCCATCTATGCAGCTGCGAGCGACTCGAGAGCTGTTCGATCATCGTGATGACAAACATATTTTGAGAGCAACAAGGATGGGGCCTGTGGCGAGCAAAcctgcctcccccccccccccccccacaggAAGCCTGGTCCCTAGCCCTAGCTATCTGCAAGTTCTGCGAATCTTAAACATTTCAAAACCAACCTAGCCTTGATTGAAACTTCTTCCCTGACTCACAGATAGGTTGCAACTCTCACAGAACCTATTCCTCATCATCCAAAAAACCATAACCAAGATCCAGACCATAATACATAAATCTAAACTTCTTCCCTGACTCACAGATAGATCACAACTCTCGCAGAACCTATTCTTCATCATCCAAAAAACCATAACCAAGATCCAAACCATAATACATAAAACTAACTCTCTAGTCACCCGCATCTCCATTTGGCAAGTTCTCCTTAGCTATTCAGGATCGTACAGGAGCAATAATCGCAGCCCTAGAGTCTGTCTAATCCTGTATCTTTCTCGCTGCACACCAGAGCCCCCTTCTCCTCCTTTTGCAGATTTTAGTCAAATTCGAGGCTTGGGGTCCAGAGATGGTTGAGTTTTCCACTGTTAGATTGACAGGAAAGAATTAAGCCTGATTCGGGTAGACTCTTCGACATTCTGAATCACTGAAAATTCCGGGTGGTAAACTTCCTTCACTGAGTTGAAGAAAAAATACATTATATGGGCGACAAAGGTGAAACAGGCAAGAAGCTGGACATTAATAATGTGCTTTACGTAAGTtcagaaataataaaaaaaatctggTTTCTTCTATTAATTATGAGGGTGGTAAGGGACTTGGGAGTGGTGGCAAGTGTGTTAAATATGAAGATTATCAGCTGGAATGGAAGAGGTCTAGGGGGAGTTAGGAAAAGGAGTCTTATAAAGGAAGTGTTGTCTAGGCACTCCCAAGACATTGTGTTGAATCAGGAAACTAAACTGGAGATGATTGATCGGCGGGGATTTTAACATGGTGAGATTTTTAGGGGAGAAGAAGagagttttgggggggggggggttagtgTTAGAATGCAGCATATTGATTTGTTGATCAGTGAGTGTGGTCTTAGAGATTTGCCTTTGAGCAATGCTACCTACATGTGGTCTATGTTTTGTGTGCATTTTGGTGGGGTGGGGAGGAGGGGGGGCAGGGTGCTAGGGCTGTGCCCAGCAGATTGGATAGGATCTTGTTTCTTATTCATTGGGAGGACCAATTAGTCTACTCTCTAGTGTTTATAAGATCATTACCAAAATTCTAGCCCTCTAGCTAATAGGTTGATTGAGGTGCTGGATAGGACTAATCTATAGCTCAGAGTGCCTTTGTTgttgtttgggggggggggggggggggggagggggggaattGAGGATGCTATTTTGGTGGCTATAGTGCAGGAGATTCATAGGAGGAAGAAGAGgggatttatttttaaattggattttcAGAAGACCAATGACAGAATTATCCGTCGTTTTCTAGAtaaaatttgtgagaaaatttttgaTGAGCATTGGCGCAGGTGGATAGGAAGTTGTTTGTCTAATGTGTGGTTCTTGGTAGTAGTGAATGGGAGACCTAAGTCCTAGTTTAGGGCTTTGAGAGGCAttagacaaggggatcctctTTCCCCTTTTTTGGTCATCTTAGTAGTCGATGCGTTGAGTAGAATGGTGGATAGGGTTGTGGATAGGGGGATGGTGAGAGGGTCGGAAGTGGAGAGAGAGGGAGTTGTGGTCCCTCATCTTCTGTTTGCAGatgataccattttctttttagaAGATCACAACTCTTCTTTTAATTGTGTTCTAGAAATCCTCAAGTTTTAGAGAGAATTTCAAGGGTTTAAGTATGGGAAAAAGTGGATTAGTGAATATTAATGCGTTATTGATTGAGTTAGGGAGAGAACTTCTGTTGTGGGGTGTGGTATATTAGGGTGGCCTCTGACTTATCTAGGAGTCCTGCTGGGAGGCAACCTAAGATGTACGGATTTTTGGAACCTGGTAGTAAAGAGAGTTGCTAAGAGGCTTGACGGGAGGAAGGGGGCTCTTTTTTCGTTAGGGAGTAGAATCTCTCATCCAGGCCTGCTTACCTAGTATCCCATTATATTATTTGTTTGTTTTTAGAATGCCAGCAGAATTGCTAAGAAGATCAAGAAAATTATGAGGAATTTCTTGTGGTctgaggttagggttttggggatCATTTAGTAAGTTGGGACGAGATTTGTAGGTCTAAATTGGAGGGGAAggctgggtcttggaaatttggagTCCAAAAATATTGCCCTTTCAGCTAATTGTTTATGGCGTTTTCCcttagaaaatcattccctttGGTCTAGTGTGATTAGAAGCAAATAAAGGATGGGTGAGAATGGGTGGGGTACAAATGGTAGTTTGAGATGTAGGAAAGCCCTTGGAGATCTATTTCTCAAATTTATCCCTTGTTTACGCCTCACATTAAATTTGCGGTGGGGATAGGTTTACAAATTTGATTTTTAGAAAGACCTGTGGTTGGGGAATGATATTCTAGTCACATCTTTTCCATGTCTCTTTCATTTGAACTCAGGGCAAGATAGTATGATTTCTTTCTGTGGTTGATTCAGGTAGCCTTTGTTTTCTTGGATTTCATTTCAGAAGACCTTTTAACGATAGAGAACTCTTGGAACTCTCATCCTTGTTATCATTATTGAACAACTGTCATCTTTCTTCAGCTAGTGATACTTGGTCTTGGGCTTTGGATCACATGGCGGTATACTCATGCAAATCTTTTTCTGAGTTCATGACCCTTTCTGATTCTTGTTTTCCCCTATATTCATCTATTTGGAAGGCAAAAGCTCCCAACAAAATTAACCCTTCATATGGATGATTGTGCTTCATAAAATCAACACTAGTAACCTGttgcagattaggagacctttgcAGGCGTTATCTCCAGATGTATGCGTGATATGCTATATGAATTCTGAAGCGGCACCACATTTATTTTTAAACTGTGACTATGCTTGAAGAATTTGGAATAATTTATTTGGTGCCATGGGACAATCTTGGGTCTGTCTGATATCAGTGCAGGAGTTATTGTCTATTTCTTTTGAGGGGTTTGGTAGTAGGAAGGAAAGGATGACACTATGGAAATGTGATATTTTTGCAGTGTTGTGGGGATTATGGTTGGTGCGTAACGCATACATTTTTTCCAGGGAGTAAATAGAATTGgcagctggtttgggagaagattcattacctggcttctttatggtgtgcTGGGTTCAGTTGCTTTAAGGGAGTAAATTTTTCGAGGGATCTTCTGGTCTgaatttcttctcttttttttcctgttttgttTTATCAGTTTGTTTTTTCTGGATTTTTTCAGaaatctttttctccttttttgtaAATTCTCCTCTTATCAAATAAACCcattcttttgttataaaaaaaataatattcttttcAAAAGCAACAACTTTTCTTTCCAGCGGGATTAGCAGGCTTTATTATTGTGATTTTATTCCGTTAGCAGAGACTTGTGCTATGCATGGGAAACGAGACCAATAAATGTGTATCTTAAATTGTGTGGGTCATTATAGATACACAGGAAATGAGTCCAATAAATCTGTATCTTAAATTGTGTGGGCCATTATGATAAATTATTTGctatttatttgtacaaaaaaattaattgattcttctaatttttttttgtaataaaaaatcACCATAAATTAGATTCAATTGTTTTTAGGTTCACTAGTAAGATTTAAATTAATTTGGAGTAGAAGTGATAGAATCGTATGGATTGAATCGCAAATTGTAAGATTCTAACAAACTATGGTCCAAAAGAAAAGGATTTTGTCTTCGAGACATTATTCCTTCAGTACTTTTCAGCTGGTTTGGAGACAAATTCAAGAGCTTTTGAAGGAGTACAGACTTCACCGGAGAATATAAAGAGTAAATGGATCTCGGTCATATGTTTTTGGATGAAGGACTCTTTTTGTGATAGCCCTGATGATTCTTCTGTGCAGCTCATTGTATGATATACACTTGAATTCTAATAAATGTAATATCTCTGTAATTGAGTGTCTCCCCCTCGGAGACCTTTTATTACATGCTTACTTATCAaaggaggggaaaaaaaaaaaaaacaaccaaaaCTGTGCACCAAGTAAATATATAGAGACTAATTGCAAGGCATAGAACAATTGAACGGAACCATTAAAGGGAATTTATGTAGTAAAAGTCAAGACTTAGCTCCCAAATGCCACAGAATGAGGAACAACATAATCAAGCAATCATAGATAGAATAGGAAGCATCCACGTATTTGCTTTATGAAAGAATAAACATGTCACACACAATTCAGAAGAAATTAAGATTTTGAGTTTGGCAAAGGAAACAGAAGATAAACCTTATTTTGTATGTTGGCCATCTGTTCAGAGTCAGATCCCTCCGCTCCTTCTGAGTCAGCCATCTCCTCACACTCAAACTCTACATTTTCTCCAACTTCATCATCAGAATCACTTAATTCCTCCTGTTCCATCACTATTTCCGGAAGAGACTGGTCATTTATATTATCAATGCAGTACTCACTAATGTCATTGCTTGGCATAGATGTCCCA
It contains:
- the LOC131152794 gene encoding protein translation factor SUI1 homolog isoform X1 codes for the protein MVDTDVQIPGAFDPFTEANESGAPGAKEYVHIRIQQRNGKKSLTTVQGLKKEFSYERILKDLKKEFCCNGNVVHDKELGKVIQLQGDQRKNASNFLVQVNQIPSPDVCAVVFALR
- the LOC131152794 gene encoding protein translation factor SUI1 homolog isoform X2, with amino-acid sequence MVDTDVQIPGAFDPFTEANESGAPGAKEYVHIRIQQRNGKKSLTTVQGLKKEFSYERILKDLKKEFCCNGNVVHDKELGKVIQLQGDQRKNASNFLVQAGIVKKEQIKIHGF